The Immundisolibacter cernigliae genome has a window encoding:
- the acpS gene encoding holo-ACP synthase: protein MIAGIGVDIVAVARIARILEQHGDHFARRLLADSEWQDYLASPARAPFMAKRFAAKEAFGKALGTGIADGVTLPQIAVTHDPAGRPLLELSGAAAAHCAHRGIVAWHLSLADERDHAVAMVVLERP, encoded by the coding sequence GTGATCGCCGGCATCGGTGTCGACATCGTCGCGGTGGCGCGCATCGCGCGCATCCTTGAACAGCATGGTGATCATTTCGCCCGGCGCCTGCTGGCCGACAGCGAGTGGCAGGACTACCTCGCCAGCCCCGCCCGCGCGCCGTTCATGGCCAAGCGCTTCGCCGCCAAGGAGGCCTTCGGCAAGGCGCTGGGTACCGGCATCGCCGACGGCGTGACACTGCCCCAGATCGCCGTGACGCACGACCCCGCCGGCCGGCCGCTGCTCGAACTGTCCGGCGCCGCGGCCGCGCACTGCGCCCACCGCGGCATCGTCGCCTGGCACCTGAGCCTGGCCGACGAGCGCGACCACGCAGTAGCGATGGTGGTGCTGGAACGCCCGTGA